Sequence from the Panthera tigris isolate Pti1 chromosome D3, P.tigris_Pti1_mat1.1, whole genome shotgun sequence genome:
TATAGAGATAGTAAGCCATGGTCTCTACTCTTGCAAAACTCCCCGATGTTGGGGAGACACACAGATAAGCAGATGGTGACAAGAGAATGTGGTAAGTGTTGTGATGGGAAGCACAGGGCcctgaggaagaacagagaaggtATATTGTTTTAATCAGTGATTGCTGCTAGATAATGCTGCGTAACAAGCAGCCCCCACATATCAGGGGCTTATGAGAAACATGATCTGTCTTGCTCATGGGCCTGTGCGTGGGCCAGGGTGGCTCTGCTTCAGGCTGCAGACGGGATTAAGCTCTGCACGCGTGCCCCTCATCCGTCTTGACCAGTGGCCACCTGGGACTTGTTCTTCTCAAGGTGAATGTCAGGAAGAGTGAGAGCAGAGTGCCTCTCAAGGCCGTGGCTCAGAACTGTTGTGCTGTCGCTTCTGTCACATgacattggccaaagcaagttccacactgggACCTGCATCAATTGGTGGTGGAGAATGTCCTCTGCCCTCTCTAGTGGGAAGAACAGTGGTCACGTGGCAAAAGGCATGGTGTGTGAATGTAATGGAGGGAAGGAACTGGGCAGTGGTCCAAACTACCGCCTGGCTGTGCCTCAGATTTGGGGAGATGACCCAGGAAAGTCTCCCCAAGAAGGGTCCCCTGGGTTGGGTCTTGAGAGGGGAATACAAGTCCTCCCAttggagaaagggcagagggggTCGTGGGCAGAAGAAAGAGCGAGGGAAAGGCATGGATGGGGATGAGCATTGGTGCATTCCattccctggggggggggggatgacagGTGAGGCccgagagtgggggtggggatggccgCCTCAGCAGCAGGGCGGCTTGTGGGTCAGGCTGGCACAGGTTTTCATCtgagggcaatggggagccatgacaggattttgagcaggggagggacacgaTGGGACCCTTACTCGGGCAACAGACAGGAGGCGGGAAAGCCTGTGAGGAGGCAGCTGGTCCAGGTGAGTCAAGGGCCACATGGTTTTGaatctcatttttgtttcaatGACTCAAGAGAATGAGGCCCATCTCTTCAGTTAGATTAGAAATTCCTTGTGGACGGAGaccatttctttgctttctctgcGTCCCCCGGCACGGGACTGGGGCCATCCAGGAGACCTCAGGCTCTGCTCCAGCCTCCGAGTGGTCTGATGCCTGGGGCTTCTGAGACCCTCGGTTTCTCTTTAGGTCTGGGACGAGGCCAGTCTGAAGGCGCAAGAGTTGGCCAAGAGGGACGGTTGGGTGAACGTCCCTCCGTTTGACCACCCCCTGATCTGGTAAGGTTGCTGTCCCTCCCTCATAGAGCTGAGAGCCCAGACCCTCCTTGCGTTGGCGTCCTCCCAATGTacagaagggaaaactgaggtcTAGAAAGGAGAAGATGCTTGGAAGCCAGGCACACTGGGGTTCAGGCCCTGCTTCTGTCACTTGTGAGTTGTGGGACTCGGCAAAGTATCTCACCaccccatgcctcagtttccacatgtaTACAATGGAAATGTTAATAACAAATCCTGTTTATGGCATGCACTTTGGGatgcatttaatccatttgatCCTCCCCAAAGCCCTAGAGGTGAGTGttttatgcccatttcacaggcACAGAGGGGTCAAGgaacttgcctgagatcacacagctagtacgtGGCCAAGACATTGGGTCCCAGGCCCAGAACTTGAGTCAGCTGGTTCCAAGTGACATGCTGGTCTCCTCTTAAGCACACACTAACTACCCATTTCCAAGGTTGTGGAGGGGATTAAACGGGACAGTGTCTGAGAACATGCCtggaaagaatgagtgaatgaataaattgagTGAATGAAAGCTGAGTGAACTAAGTGTTCCTGGGTCTCCTCTCCCCTTGATGCGGGTGGGGATTGGGGTGGTGATGAGGAGAGTTTGTGTATATGTGAGCCTTTGGGAACGGAGGAGAGTTTGTGTATATGTGGGGAGACCTTGCTCAacctgcttcctccttcccccagggaAGGCCATGCCAGCCTGGTGCGAGAGCTGAAGGCAGCACTGGGGACCCCACCGGGGGCCCTGGTGCTGGCAGTAGGCGGTGGAGGGCTCCTAGCTGGCGTGGCAGCTGGCCTCATAGAGGTGGGCTGGAAGCATGTGCCCATCATCACAGCAGAGACCCAAGGGGCATACTGTTTCAATGCAGCCATCAAGGCAGGCAAGCTAGTCACACTGCCAGACATCACCAGGTAGGTGTGGGCTGGGGGCGTTTGTGGGGGGCTGGAGGATGGCGGTGTTAGTGTCACTGGGCTTCTCAGTCCCAACCGGTGGAGGCAGGGTGTACACAAGAGCTTCTACTTCACCTGGGGACCCTGACCATGGAAATGTGGATCTCACTTAGAAGGTGATGCCAAACAAGTAGATGAAGGATATGATCTGTTTAAGTTTCATGAATTAATAAAACAAGTTTCATTGGTATGTACCGTTAAAAAGGAAGTTAAGTGTGTTGCAGGTAAGGTAGAAAATGTAGGCAAGCAAtaagcaacagaaaacaaaatggcaccTTCAATCCCACCATCCAAAGATGAACAATGGGCTACATTTTCCTAGTCTTTGTTTTCCCCTTGTGCATGCATAGTTACACACAAGTAAAATGTGCCTGGcatatacagtaggtgctcaacaaatgtttgtgaaatgaatgagtgaatttgtatatgtatatgtatttgtacatatatatgtatatatatataatttatttatatataaaatttatttattttgagaggaagagtgagagagagagagagcgagagcgagcacaagctggggaaggtcagagagaaggagagagagagaatcccaaacaggctctgcacctcagcatagagcccgatgcagggcttgaattcatgaactgtgagatcatgacctgagctgggatcaagagtcagacacttaactgactgagccacccaggcgccccctaagtcATCTATATTAAGCACCTATTGTGTAAGGTTCTGGGTGGCCAGTTAGAGAAACAACTCAGTCCTTACCTCAAGAACTCTATCtgggggcacctacgtggctcggtcagttaaacatctgactttggctcaggtcatgatctcatggtccgtgagttcgagcctcacttcaggatctgagctgttggcacagcatggagcctgcttctctctctctctttctctcaaaaataaataaacataaaaaatattttaaaaaataaattaggaatgcctgggtgggtcagtcagttaaatgcccgacttcagctcaggtcaggatctcgcagttcatgagttcgagtcctgcattgggctctgtgttgactgacagctcggagcctggagcccacttcagattctgtgtctccctctccctctgtccctccctggcttgtgatctctctctcaagaataaataaacattaaaaaaattaaataaaaaaaaaaaaaaggagaattctaTCCGGATATATGAGTCTCCTTCTTGTCTTTCTGGTTAccatctctcctcctttctggccccacccaccctccagCATCTCTGTACTGCTTTTTTCCTGGAAATTATTTGTGCCTCTAATCTCTGAGCCTTTCTTGTCCTTTCCACCTGAAATACCAGCCCTTCTTGCATTGATGAAATCCTCCGTGGCTCAGCCAGGCAGTTGCCACCCAGTATATAGTTGACCTATAATACTCTATTCGTTTCCGGTGTACCTCATAGCGACCCAGGAAGCCTATACATTACGCTGCGCTGGCCGCCGTGAGTGTTGtcgccatctgtcaccacacaaagctATTACCGTATCGTTGACTTGGTTCCCCATGCTGTCCTTTTCATCCCCTTGGCTGGTtaatttcataactggaagtttgtacctcttcctcttcttcacctGTATcgcccatccccccagccccctcccctctggcaaccactagtggGTCTTTGTAGTTGTGAGACCATTTCTCTCTTGTTGCTGTTGGCTTTATTCTTGGCGATGATAATAACCACCACTAAGCCTTCTGTAGAATTCACATTTAGTGAAATGCCAGGCTCTCTTCTAGGCCCTTGAAATGTTTGAAGTCCGTCCCCAGGACAATCTCATGATTATCTGCATTTTTCAGATtgaggatactgaggctcagagaggtgaagtgactttcccaaggtcacactgctagcTCAGAGCCAAGGTTTCaaaccaggcagcctggctcccgAATCTATGCTCTGGGCCCCTCGGGACGCAGAGCCAGCTGTGATGGACTCGGCAAAGTCTCTCCTGGGCCTGAGGCAAACTGCCCAGCTCCGGAAAGTGCCAGCAGGTAGGTGATCCCAAGCACCCAGATAAGAAGCAAGGAccttggagccagactgcctggatttgaTTCCACGTTCTACTACTGACTCACTGCGTGTCCTGGAATCAGTTACTTATTCCCCccgagcctcaatttcctctctGTAAAGGGAGttcataaatttctttctttaaaaaaattttttttaatgtttatttatttttgcgagcaagagactgagtgcaagaggggaaggggcagagagagagggagacacggaatccgaagcaggctccaggctccgagctggcagcacagagcctgacgcggagctcgaactcacaagccgtgagatcatgacccgagccgaaggcggacgctcaaccgactgagccccccaggcgccccaagagttcaTAAATTTCTAACTCAAGGGGGGATCATgagaattgaaagagaaaatgcatcTATCACCCTGCAGATACTCAGCAAGTATTAGTTATCGTGCAGACGTGATAAATAGTTATTAATGaataagatgcaaaaaaaaaaaaaacaaaacccatttctGTGCTTGGGTTTCTGGGGTCCGTGCAAAGGAAGGGCACACTCATGGTTATCGAGTGGGAGGGAGTGAGGTGCATTTGTCCGCCATTCGTGGGACACCCGATCGTTGAGCACGTCCTCTGGGCCAGTGCTGTGCTAGCCTCTTACAGGGCCGAGCTGCGACTCATGGCTGGATGGGAGGGGGCCCTGGGGCTTGGAGGGCTGGGTCCGAGAAGGCGGGGGTCCGAGGATTCACCAGCTCTTCCCCACACCCCTGCGCTCCCTGTCCTGCCTGCCCCCTCCTGCAGCGTGGCCAAGAGCCTGGGTGCCAAGACTGTGGCCAGGAGGGCCCTGGAGTGCACGAAGGAGCTGGAGATCTTCTCTGAGGTAGTGGACGATGCCCAGGCCGTGAGTGCTGTGCAGAAGTTCCTGGGTGAGTGAgccttgccctccctccccaggctcgGAGACTCATGAGGTCCCTGGGCCCCTAGAGGTAGCGTGTTCTCTCTTgtctgtatcctcagtgcctgcCACGGGGCTGGGCGTGCGGTGCTTACCAAATAACTGCACGTTGAGTGCACGGAAGGGGCGTGTGCCGGGCCGTCTCTAGCCTCCAGGCTTCCATGTGTACCTTCTTCCTTCCGGCCGCCCATCCCTGGCCCCTGTCGATTTCGTGTGACTCAGGGCTACTCAGTCATCA
This genomic interval carries:
- the SDSL gene encoding serine dehydratase-like isoform X3; translated protein: MENSWDKWLSGGNAGFAAAYAARKLGIPATIVLPEGTSPHVVRRLQGEGAEVQLAGKVWDEASLKAQELAKRDGWVNVPPFDHPLIWEGHASLVRELKAALGTPPGALVLAVGGGGLLAGVAAGLIEVGWKHVPIITAETQGAYCFNAAIKAGKLVTLPDITSVAKSLGAKTVARRALECTKELEIFSEVVDDAQAVSAVQKFLDDERMLVEPACGAALAVIYSGLLGRLQAEGRLSPSLASVVVIVCGGNNINSQGLQALKAQLGQS